A window of Clostridium botulinum BKT015925 contains these coding sequences:
- a CDS encoding sensor histidine kinase, with protein sequence MRISIKYKVVVGLLFIFCIGFNMISIVTSKIIMKNNKEIISKEFLNAQRDGTFYVNEYFKQNSVNKSLKGFENKVEEITFLLSAKLDDRVIVYSNKGKFLFDTIYFKGDIFGEDNNKLIDNKKDINLAINNKFGYTILKDNDKYIVNFSYPLFIDKDKVGIIRYTRDYSDIFLSGKNLLNLIKLSILMVFIVIFLFAVFLSKKITFPIIKLNNISKEISKGNYNISASIKSNDEIGELTESFDVMKECIRNQISTIKEERDNLKKSESHKKSFFDNVTHELKTPLTVISGYSQIMMNKGFDDKEFFNKAVSRIKNEADRMHNMVLKLLDISKSESKIKARYERVNISNLIYKLCEDMEVKSKKYGMSIDKNIENHVYISGNSEELVEMFINIIDNSIKYGDINTKIKLNLRISNGVCVVIIEDRGKGIPKEKLNKIFKPFYRVDKNYSRERGSSGLGLYIVKNIINAHKGEVQVQSTENVGTKVIVRIPSII encoded by the coding sequence ATGAGAATATCTATAAAATATAAAGTTGTAGTTGGACTTTTATTTATATTTTGCATAGGATTTAATATGATAAGTATTGTCACTAGTAAAATAATAATGAAAAACAATAAAGAAATTATTAGTAAAGAATTTTTAAATGCTCAAAGAGATGGTACATTTTATGTAAATGAGTATTTTAAACAAAATTCTGTAAATAAATCATTAAAAGGGTTTGAAAATAAAGTTGAAGAAATTACATTTTTACTTTCCGCAAAGCTAGATGATAGGGTGATAGTCTATTCAAATAAGGGAAAGTTTTTATTTGATACTATATATTTTAAGGGAGATATATTTGGAGAAGATAATAATAAATTAATAGATAATAAAAAAGATATTAATTTAGCAATTAATAATAAGTTTGGATATACAATCTTAAAAGATAATGATAAATATATTGTTAATTTTTCTTATCCATTATTTATTGATAAAGATAAGGTAGGAATAATTAGATATACTCGAGATTATTCAGATATATTTTTGTCAGGAAAAAATCTTTTAAATTTAATAAAATTATCAATTTTAATGGTTTTTATAGTGATATTTTTATTTGCTGTATTCTTGTCTAAAAAAATAACATTTCCAATAATTAAACTTAATAATATTTCTAAAGAGATTTCTAAAGGGAATTATAATATTTCAGCTAGTATAAAATCAAATGATGAAATAGGAGAACTTACTGAAAGTTTTGATGTTATGAAAGAGTGTATAAGGAATCAAATAAGTACAATCAAAGAAGAAAGGGATAATCTTAAAAAATCAGAAAGTCATAAAAAAAGTTTCTTCGATAACGTGACACATGAATTAAAAACACCATTAACTGTAATATCGGGATATTCTCAAATAATGATGAATAAAGGATTTGATGATAAAGAGTTTTTTAATAAAGCGGTAAGTAGGATAAAAAATGAAGCTGATAGAATGCATAACATGGTTTTGAAATTACTGGATATATCAAAAAGTGAATCTAAAATAAAAGCTAGATATGAAAGAGTAAATATATCTAATTTAATATATAAATTATGCGAAGACATGGAAGTGAAATCGAAAAAGTATGGAATGAGTATAGATAAAAATATTGAAAATCATGTGTATATAAGTGGTAATTCAGAAGAACTAGTGGAAATGTTTATAAATATTATAGATAATTCTATAAAGTATGGTGATATAAATACAAAGATTAAATTAAATCTTAGAATTAGTAATGGAGTTTGTGTTGTAATAATAGAAGATAGGGGTAAAGGTATACCTAAAGAAAAGCTAAATAAAATATTTAAACCTTTTTATAGAGTTGATAAGAATTATTCAAGGGAAAGAGGAAGTAGTGGGCTTGGATTATATATAGTAAAAAACATAATAAATGCGCATAAAGGTGAGGTTCAAGTACAAAGTACGGAAAATGTGGGAACAAAGGTTATCGTGAGAATACCTAGTATTATATAA
- a CDS encoding phosphatase PAP2 family protein, with amino-acid sequence MDAIKFFQSFSNPFLDVFFQIVTMFGEEIFLVGSITLIYWCINKKVGYRLAFTYLTSMILNGAIKEIFKIPRPFNKDGIKSLRTKTATGYSFPSGHTQGSSSFFTTLMLNINKIYFYIIGFILIMLIAISRLYLGVHTLMDVSGGLILGIAWAVISNKIMNYAEHNKQYILFLLLIPIMIGCIFCNCPDYFKAAGIGCSFILGFFIETKYINFEVRQPLNIQIIKYILGLSIALIIKILLKKFLPQNNLGEFIRYFILGLWVTVFAPIMFNKLTKK; translated from the coding sequence ATGGATGCTATTAAATTTTTTCAATCTTTCTCCAATCCATTTTTAGATGTATTTTTTCAAATTGTAACTATGTTTGGTGAAGAAATTTTTTTAGTAGGAAGTATTACTTTAATTTATTGGTGTATAAATAAAAAAGTAGGTTATAGATTGGCTTTTACATATTTAACCAGCATGATTTTAAATGGTGCTATCAAAGAAATTTTTAAAATTCCTAGACCATTTAATAAAGATGGAATAAAATCTTTAAGAACCAAAACTGCTACCGGATACTCATTTCCAAGTGGTCACACTCAAGGTTCATCAAGTTTTTTCACAACTTTAATGCTTAATATAAACAAAATTTATTTCTATATAATAGGATTTATCTTGATAATGTTAATTGCTATATCAAGGCTATACTTAGGAGTTCATACACTAATGGATGTATCAGGTGGATTAATTTTAGGCATTGCATGGGCAGTAATATCTAATAAAATAATGAATTATGCAGAACATAATAAACAATATATTTTATTTTTATTATTAATCCCTATTATGATTGGTTGCATATTTTGCAATTGCCCAGATTATTTTAAAGCGGCTGGCATAGGTTGTAGTTTTATATTAGGCTTTTTTATAGAAACTAAATATATAAACTTTGAAGTTAGACAACCATTAAATATTCAAATAATAAAATATATTTTAGGCCTTAGTATAGCTCTTATAATAAAAATTTTACTAAAAAAATTTTTGCCCCAAAATAATTTAGGAGAATTTATAAGATACTTTATATTAGGTTTATGGGTTACTGTCTTCGCACCTATTATGTTTAATAAATTGACTAAAAAATAA